The window TCAACTATCAAGTGCTTACAAGGTTCTTCCAGAACTTGGCATGGTGGATATGCTTCCATATCTTTGGAGTCAGCATTATGACTAGAAATATGCTCACTTTGAGAATGGAAATCTATATTTGGTTGTGGAGAAATATTCTTTCTTGTGGAAGCCTCTGTAAGGTCAGACTTGTTATGAAGGCCTAGACTGTCACTCTTCTTACAAAATGATTCTCCAGGGAATGTACTAAGCTTCCCTGAGTTACCACAGCCTGCATCCATAAAACCACCATCATATTCGCAAGTAGCTTCAACTTGAATCAGCACTTCAGTTTCTTTGGCAtctaatttacatgttgatactgAACTACATGGTGTATCTCTCATGTCCAGTTTCAAATTATCATTTATAAGTAACGGATTGGAATCTCGGCCTCCAGTAATGCATGAATCGTTATTCCCATGACTTCCTGGCACATACTGCTCTCTAGCTGATGCACCATTTTCAAAATCAGGTCTGCAAAAGCTGCATGATGTTCCATTACCAAGACTAGCAGTGCCATTTCGAAGAACCTTATCTTCCTTGACTGCTTCAACAGTTGAAACCTTTAGGGGTATATCAATGTCTTCATAAGTATCATATGCAGTAGACTTTCTTACTGTTTTGCTATCTGCATTTTCAGaatatgaatcatgacttgaactTCCACTCAACAAATTGCTTGTTTCACTAGCTGCAATTTGCAGATCATTACAAGATCCACATTTGGCACCAACAAAAGAACAACTATCTGCTTCTTTCCTTTCAAAGATATTATCAGAGGATCCACAATCACCATCTGACTCCATTGCTGCGGCAATCCGATGCATACAAGAGGAGCAAGTAGCAGAGCAAACATTACATGTACCAGATTTCACATTCATATCACCTACAAATATAATTTTGTTTTGGTCTGTAAATTTGCCCTATCACACACAACATGAAAGCCATCGGTCACAAATATTATACCAAAAAAGTAGATGGATAAAGGCAAATGAACCTTATAAGGttaaaaattaaaagataattGACACGTTACAGGAATTAGCATTGAGAATTTCCGCAGACAACAAAAGAACAAGTGCATGGATAAATTAAGATATGGGAGCAACTCAAAGTTTGCAGTTTAATTAGGCACAAATTTCATTGAACAGAAACTATCCAAATATAATTCTGGTTCAGGCAGATGGAGTCCTAGCTATTTCCATGATTCATCTGATAAATAAGATAAGCAATTCTATTTCAAGCATGCTTTGAGAGAACCAAAAGTCAAGCACTTGAGACTTTGTTTAGATTGTTTCTTCGATGCAACTATCtcgatttatcatgtttaaatttATCATCTCATTTTTGGATACTGTTTCAGTTTGAGAAGTCAAATATAAACAGTGTTCGTAACCAGAAAGATTTTAATTTCATTTATGCCACTGTTCTAGTTCATCTATTTTTGCAATTTCTGCCACCCTGTTACTTCTTAATAATTAATACAACCTGCTCATTTGGGTCATCTTACTTGACATCATATGAGCTAAAAGGACAGATGCAGTGCATATAAATGTAGTCTAAATGCCTTAAGCAACATGACACGTGCGCCAAAGATCTATGGACaataatatctcaaacactttCGGAAAATGCAACTTAAGCATGACTGTTTAATCCATATTAAATAACATAAACAAAATGGGCAGAAAAAGTAGAGTTTGAGGTATAAGGGCTGCTAAATATGGCTTGATCCTAATTGCTCAACACAGAGTTTCATCATTAAGCACATTACAGAAAAAATGTGACTCGGCACAACTGCATGACAATTAAACACTCAAAAAATGCATTAAATTAAAGTGAAAGAAATAATCTTCATGGAAATACCTACCTACCTTTATGCCTTTCCCTAACTTCAAAATCTTGCATCACCTTTTTCAAATCCCTCGACTTCCACTCCAAAATATAATGAATGCTGTACTTGATATACTTTAACATTATTTGATATCTATAATTACTATAGAACAAAAGACCAAAACTAACTTGAGACATAATTTTCAGCCACTATGTTACCCTATTTTAGTGTCAGATAAGTTAGGATACCCTTCAAACGTGAAGTTTTATCTTGCTTCTAAGTTTTCCTACCTCATAATTACTTTAGGTACTCAAATCTATTATATTCCTTTTTTTCAATCTTGATTTCTGGGAAATATGTTCTTACCAAAAAGTTCCCAACAGAGTAATTCAACTAACTGTAACTCCAAGCGTTAGCCAGCATCAATGAGCATCATGATGAGGAGAAGAATATGACAAATAATTCAttgccaagaaaaaaaaaagaaagtactACTTGGAAGTAAAACCAAAGAGGGGCATATTTTCAGTGCAAACAGGGAAATTTCTTTTATCTGGGGAAGGTTCTTACCAAAACCATCACCTGACGTTCACTATCTGACTCGTCCAAAGATCCCTGGCCCCGTGAACGGCTTTGGAACACTGATGCCATGTAAAAACGAAATCAGAGTGCGCATCAGCCTTCCACGTCAAAGATACAGTAGCAAGAGCAAAGAGAACATGCGAAACATagcaagaaatataaaaaatatacacCAGCcgatcatgaatccaaaattacaATACAATAACTTCATATAGCAAACTAATTTAGCATAAATGCGAAGATGCACGAGCAAAACGAAAAAGAAAACAGTGCACGCCGTGATGAAATGAAGAGCAAAGCCctgaatttaaaaataaaaaaaatcagaatttGCCAGATCATATTAAACAAAAGCAGCATTTTATAAAACGTCTTTCTCTAAGACAACGTAATAAATTTTGAATCTTTTCATCAATAAAATCCAGTCGTAGTCGCGAGAACTAAGTAGTCATCATAACCAaaatgaagaagaggaaaaaagaacATCAGAAGCGCACACCAAAGACGATCTTTTGAGTCTACGCACAACAATAAAATGTCTAATCTGCAAGGCGCACTCACCAACACAAAAATATCAATTTCATCTAATAAAGGAGACGTCCTTACATGCCTACGGCTCAGCGATGGTCCCATCGAGACCGTACAGCTCCATCAGGCTCCGCTCCGACCATTTCCTCATCCTAGTACCTCTGATCGGGCTACCATCAAGGACGCCGTTTGCGCTCCACCACCGGGACGAGGGTGTCAAGCCGAACAAGTCCAAGAGATATAGAGATCCGGACGAGGAACAAGGAAGCAAGGGACCGCAATCGGATCGCCGCTGGGGCTCTCTTGGGCCGTCCCGGTGTGCCTCAACGCGCTTCGAACTCCATTCGATCTAAGCCGAGGGTTTCTTCTCGTGGAATCGATGGCGGATGGACCAACAGGAAACGaacaggagaagaagagagggggAGAAGGGAAGGCGAAAGAGAGCGAAACAGGCACAGGAGTGAGGGCCCGTCTGTCATCTAAATTTAGAATACAAAACCAAAAGTGTTTTTCGTATTTAAAATCCCCAAGATACTTTCGCACGTACGAGCGAGCGCGCGGTGCCTCACACGTGTGCGCACGCCGTCAACCGACCCGATGATTACACGTGGAAGGCGCGGATGAAAGTGAACCGCGTGGGGCCGTGGCGATGGGGCCCATTTGCATGTCCGAGCCGTCCGGGTGTGGGGGAGCCTTTGACGAGACAGACGGTACAGATCGGTCTTGCGGGAGTTGTGGGTCCGACTCCGGGAATGGAACGGGTAGAGGAAAGAGTGACACGAATGGGTATGAAAATTATTCTCTTTTTCAGGCTGAGCGCACGACGTGCGCTCTCGAAGCTTCCGCCAGGGCGATACGTGGCGGACGGTGGACACGGTGTCGGAGCAGAACGCTGGGCCGTGTACGGACCGCACCGGAGGATCAGGGCCGCCCAATCACCGCGGTGTCGTGTGCGTGTGGGGAGAGACATGCGTTACGTGATCGATCCATCTCACCGTTGGGTGGGGGGTGACGCAGCATAGCCAAGTAAACCAGTTATGAGTTCCGCTGTTGTCTTGTCTTCGAGCAGCCAAGTCAAATACGATGTCGGAATGGTAATATCATTCCAAACCCGGATACAAGTTTGAACGAAAACATCACCGTTGACCACAAAGTTGACGTGAGAAAACATAGAGCAAGGCAGCCCACACATGATTCCCCATCGTTCTAACATTGTTTCTCCAACCGGCATGCGATGGACAACGATGCACAACCACCACCCAAAGTTGGGCGTCATTCATGCGTCTGCATCGGATACCGGATGCGAGGAACATGTGAAGATAAAGAGGGAGAGAAGCTAAAGAGACGGCACGCACTCGTGAACATCGTGTGTGCAGCAGGATGCGGTGTCTGCAGTTTATTGTTCCTGTTCGATGCTCAACAAGGTCGATAAAAAGCATGCAAATGGTTGATGCGTTCAAGTTATTCTTCGACTTGTCTCGTTATTATTTCCGTGTCAACTTTTTCTTCGAATGAATCGAAGTTGATCGTCAAATTCTGCCTGGCACTGATATGGCCAACTTCTTCTTGTTTCATTCACGGTCAGATTACTAGAATATTTTGATAAGTTGATTAGCTTAATTAGTGACCTAAAGAACAAGCACTAAGATTTTGTTAATCCCAACTTCTGGCTACTTTAATCTCAAACCAAATGCACTATCGAGACAacgcaacaacaaaaaaaagaaaccatTGTCTCAAAGAAACAGCGACAAAATCTTTCCATCACGGACGCATTTAGCGACTTATTTGAATGGCCGATCGTCACTTTTGCTTGTATGTTTCTTGAACGTCGCTATAAGCTTCAGACTATTTGCTTCCTTCGCTTGGCTTGCTAGTCGCGGCGACAACGACATGTTTTGgcgaaggagaggaggaggaagcagtAAATAAAGGAGATGCATGGCTTCGCTGCTATGGCACTCACTGTGAGACAGCGTGTGTAAGTCTCCCGAAATGCTTGAATCGTGAGCATGCAGACAGGACATAGCCACTGCTGTGTGTTGTCTTTATGCAAGGGGTAGATTGTCACTCGTTTGCCAGCAATCAAACTGCAACATGTCAGAGACTTTTGCTTCCATTTTATGTGGCATAAAATTCTGGTTGAACAGTGTTGTTTGGGAAGGCTTTTCTTGCGAGTGATGCGGCGCTATCTGCTCATGCGTTTCGCTTTCGTCGCTTCATACTTTGTGATCGAAGACTCTTTGCCTGTTTTCGCTTCAGCCGCAGCACTTTCTCTCCCTTCACGTGGCAAGCGAGACTTTGTGCTCACTGGAGATTGAGCGTCCGACGTGCTTTTTGGCACCTAACAGGCCTTTCTTTTCAACACATTCCACTGGTCATCAGCTGAAGAGAGAGAAATCACAGAGTTATATAGTTCTCTTGAGTTTTgtgaaaagaaaatatttctttccCCATTTAAAATTCCCAATTAACATTAGGAGATCGAGATTCTCCTGAAATATTTTTTTCGACTATATCAATAATAAAAGATTCATCAGAACATACTAATAAAAGTCGATCTTTGTTTATCGATAACTTTTTCTTCGTTCCATTATTGATctaaacataaaaaataattttatcggaAACTCCATTCAACATTTGTACAAATGGATATCAAATTAGAGGTCTGATGCAATTGTCATGGATACATAAAAGCTATATGTGTAACCAATTGTTCGTCCATATATAATTTACGTGATCAAGAATTAAAACAGCAAATTCTTAAATCTCCACAATTCATGAAAAGACGATCATGTCAAAATGGGCCCATATTACTACGTTGAATTGGGCCGGGCTCAATAAAGATGTTGAAGAATAGATGGGCCGGCAGACCGCTAAGACCGGGCTGGGATCGGATCAACATTCAATGTTGTTGGAAGAAGGTGTTTGGATTCTGGTACCAAAAGCTAAGAGGAGGGGAAGCACCGACCATGAAATGAATACTCTGTGCGATTGCGGAGCTTCAGCTGCAATTTTCTATGGATGTAATTGTCTTTCCCACACCAATAAAGAATAATTATTCCCGTCTTCCCTCACTAGGTGGCTGCTTCCCCTTGCTGTGCTGGGTTGGTGCGGCGAGGGTTCGGTGGTAGCGATGTCCCCGAGAAAAGAAGGCAAACATTTCTGGGTTTGCAGGCCGTTGCGCGACCCATATCCTTGAACGTCTCTCTCGTCGTCTCGTTTTGGTTGGGTGACACTCTTTTGATCTGATTCCAGGTATGTCTCGCCTCGCGCGGTTGTGTTTCGCGTTTTGTTTCTTGACGGATTTGGTGAAAAAATGAGTCATTTTTTTGTCTTTCTATGTAAAAGCGTCAGCTTCTTTCACCTTTCAAAATGTGAGCTCAGTGACGAGGATCTCTTGTTTGCTGTTCAGTGGGATCGGTCTTTGTTTCTCGAAAAGATGATATTTTTCAGGTGAAAATTCGTAAAAGTTTGTTCTTCAGTGGGATCGGTCTTTGTTTCTCTAAAGGCTGAGATTTTTTGGGTGAATTTTCGTACGAGTTCGTTCTTCGGTGGATCGGTCTTTGTTTCTCGAAAAGCTGAGATTTTTTGGGTGAAAATTCGTAAAAGTTATGTATATTCATACCCATTTCCCTTTCGCGTTCTGTTTTTTGACGGATTTGGTGCAACATGAGTCCTTTTTTTGTCTTTCCATGAGAAAGCGTCAGTTTCTTTCACCTTTTCAAATGTGAGCTCAGTGACGAGAATTTCCTGTTTGCTCTTCGGTGGGATCGTGAAATTTCTGTACATTCATGCACATTTTCCGGTTGAAGGTTCTTATGTAGCTTTAATTTCGGTGAGGAACTGAAGGAAGCGGTTCATCTTCCACGATAGGGGTTTTTCTTTTTGTGGTTGATTTAGTCATCTAAGATTCAGCTAAAAGTACATCAACAAAAGGAAttggggtttagggttttggAACATGGAAGCTAGGGAGCTTCCAAGAGTGAGCTCGTTGCAGCCTCCAACTGTGGTGGTGGGTCCTGGCTCTTATGGAGCTGGAGGATCGACGATTGATCCCGTGGTGGCACCGAATACAGCTGGAATGATGCAGGGCATGCGCCTTTCCTTCACTCCCATGGCTTCTTCGGCACCTAAGCCAGTGGATACGACTGGTTCTTTGTACCAAGGAGATGATGTCTCGGGAATGCGGCAAACCAGTGTATTTAACATGGGTGAGCtaacgaagaagaagagaggaagaccaAGAAAATATGGACCTGATGGTAGCATGTCTTTGGCGCTAACACCTCCATCTTCTGCTTTGGGATTCTCAAGCAATCCATTGTCTGATCCAGCAGCTAAGCACCGAGGCCGTCCTCCAGGGTCGGGGAAAAAGCAACAACTTGATGCATTGGGTAATTGTCGCATCACTTTCTTCTAGTTGTGAAGATTACTCTACATGTGACATATAATTGCTATGTGTAGATGTCTTAACTTCTAAACCGGCGATGAAAAGGTAGGCTTCCTTAATTTCCTTGTTCATTACATAACTGCATTACCATATAAATTCTGAGCTGTTAAAGTACATTTAACATCCAGTTTGTCCAAATGTTCAAATATATTCATCTAGTATTAGTCCCATCTAATCTGCTTCTATGCTTCTCAGTTGAAGTTATATGTGCATCGAGAACTTTTAAACTTTGAATTATGGTTAACGTTTTTCGTTTTTAGCCATTATACAGCATTGTCCTATTTTTTGCTTTCAAATAGACTTAGATGATAAATTTAGTTATTGGCTGTCTATTCATATAATTTGCATAAGTTATTCCTTTATGAAGTTAATGCCTAGATGTTAAGTTTTTGGGTCTAATTTTTTAGTATAACTGTACACAAACTGCAACTCTTGAACATCTAATTGTGTTTCATACATCTTTTTGTCTACATATTCAATTTCCAAAGATTTAGATATCATTTTCTTTACAGTATTTAGTATTTCAAtgcttcgtataagtttctaaaatCAGTACTCATGGTTAACCAGGTGCCCCAGGGATTGGTTTTACTCCTCATATTATCACTGTCAAAGTTGGAGAGGCAAGTACTTGAGATTTAAATTTACCCTCTCTTTTTTCTACTTCTAAAGTCTAGATAACTTTGACAATAGTCTTGgtaattcttctttcttgttaaaTTGTTTCTTGCATTTTCACGATCTGACTGTTGTCACCCAGCAACAAAGATTATAAACTTGTTACACGCTTTCATGCTTCATATTCTTTCTTACCATTTCAATATACTTGGGAGTTCATATAAAAGAGTTGGTGTTATTAGAGTGATAAGTCAATAGAGTATAATGAGTTTAGGCAATTGTTTGCATTGGCAGGACATAGCTTCAAAAATTATGGCCTTCTCACAGCAAGGGTCTAGGACCGTCTGTGTGCTGTCAGCAAACGGTGCCATCTCTGATGTAACACTGCGGCAGCCGGCAATCTCTGGTGGAACAGTAACTTATGAGGTTTGAGTAGAAACTAGACTATCCTAATCTGTATCTtgaataaaatttgaaattatgtgCACTGTTCATCATCTATGTAGGTTGCTGATGGACAAAATTGTTCTATATTGTAGATATATGTCTGTGTGTTATGCATAACCCAAATGAACACCATGATGGAAGTGCAATAGTCAAAGACAAAATAATATGGCTAGATTCGGAAACTTCTATTTGATGTTTTTGACAAGGTCACTGGATTTGTCAGGTTTGGAATCGGTTGTGGAATCTATAACCCAGATCAGTCTGGAATCAATCAGGTTTCTATAGAAACAACCAGAAATAGACTAGGGTAAGTTGACATAAATACAATTTATCATAATCAACTTCAGTTGACTTGGTTGGTTTATGACTGGTCAAAGTATTGGGATTGGCCAGAATGGCTTGTGATCAATCTGTTTTGGCCAGTCCAAATAATTCCCCTTGAGATCAAGGGTTTCAGATCAGACCAAGTTGATAGTAACTGGATGAGGAATTGATCGATCCCCAAAACCAAGTTCTCAAAGTCCAAGGATTTTACATATCCTACAAACATCTTGTGTTGTGACGTTTCTTATTTTTTAACAGCTTTCTACAAGAGAGAGATGAAAAACAATAGGAGAAGTTGCAATTTTGTACAAGGAAGATGAAAGATAGGGATTAGGCTTTAGTTATGGCCACCTCACATAAGATTGActaacaataattttaccctAAAAGGCCATTTGCCCTTTTGCCAATTTACATCTCTACTTAATGCCAACATGCTGTATTCTGCTAGGcataatatatatgtacacacacatatatatagcaTCCTTATCATCATTTGGGTCATGAAAGTGATGCTTTAGTTATGTAATATTTTCAATTACTACATAAAGATCCACCCTACTTGTGAGTATCATATTAAAAGGATTAAAGATCAAACTCTCTGTATCTTGTCCACATACCTTGCTCTCCATTTGTTGCCATAGCATATAACAGTTACGAGAATTTTTCATGCAGGGACGCTTTGATATCATCTCTCTTTCAGGTTCCTTCCTGCTCACAGAAGAGGGTAGCACTCGTAGTAGAAGCGGTGGATTGAGTGTCGCAATTGCAGGATCTGATGGCCGAATTCTTGGTGGTGGGGTTGCCGGAATGCTTGTGGCAGCAACACCTGTGCAGGTCTAAATCAAACCTCTTTGATGCATCCAATCACTGTCctttttagatcaattttctgACATAGTGGAGTTCCGTTCAAATTGCAGGTTGTGGTGGCAAGCTTTATCACCGAAAAGAAAAAGCCACACCCTGAGCCATTGAGGTGGGAACCTTCATCAGCTCCACCGCAGATGGCCAGCTTTGGAGCAACTCTAACAGTCAGCCCACCCACTGAACGCACGTCAAGTGAATCTTCTGACGACCGTGGTAGCCCAACAAATCAAAACGGTGGCACCTGCGACAACTCTACTCAGCATGTTCAATCTGCGTATCCATCTTTCATCAGTTGGTCACACTCTGTAAACGAGAACAGGCATAACTCCGACATGAAAGTAATGCCTCTCTAACAAGATTATGTCGCAAGCATCGCTTCATGTCTAGTTGTTTGTA of the Musa acuminata AAA Group cultivar baxijiao chromosome BXJ3-2, Cavendish_Baxijiao_AAA, whole genome shotgun sequence genome contains:
- the LOC135582651 gene encoding AT-hook motif nuclear-localized protein 10-like isoform X1 gives rise to the protein MEARELPRVSSLQPPTVVVGPGSYGAGGSTIDPVVAPNTAGMMQGMRLSFTPMASSAPKPVDTTGSLYQGDDVSGMRQTSVFNMGELTKKKRGRPRKYGPDGSMSLALTPPSSALGFSSNPLSDPAAKHRGRPPGSGKKQQLDALGAPGIGFTPHIITVKVGEDIASKIMAFSQQGSRTVCVLSANGAISDVTLRQPAISGGTVTYEGRFDIISLSGSFLLTEEGSTRSRSGGLSVAIAGSDGRILGGGVAGMLVAATPVQVVVASFITEKKKPHPEPLRWEPSSAPPQMASFGATLTVSPPTERTSSESSDDRGSPTNQNGGTCDNSTQHVQSAYPSFISWSHSVNENRHNSDMKVMPL
- the LOC135582651 gene encoding AT-hook motif nuclear-localized protein 8-like isoform X2 — translated: MEARELPRVSSLQPPTVVVGPGSYGAGGSTIDPVVAPNTAGMMQGMRLSFTPMASSAPKPVDTTGSLYQGDDVSGMRQTSVFNMGELTKKKRGRPRKYGPDGSMSLALTPPSSALGFSSNPLSDPAAKHRGRPPGSGKKQQLDALGAPGIGFTPHIITVKVGEGRFDIISLSGSFLLTEEGSTRSRSGGLSVAIAGSDGRILGGGVAGMLVAATPVQVVVASFITEKKKPHPEPLRWEPSSAPPQMASFGATLTVSPPTERTSSESSDDRGSPTNQNGGTCDNSTQHVQSAYPSFISWSHSVNENRHNSDMKVMPL